A DNA window from Pristis pectinata isolate sPriPec2 chromosome 29, sPriPec2.1.pri, whole genome shotgun sequence contains the following coding sequences:
- the bag4 gene encoding BAG family molecular chaperone regulator 4 — protein MAATLPRGWEMKRDPDSGWPYYIDHNTGTTTWNDPRLRKEMPYPGFASNYWYPTGHQPGPYPNNYSQMMDHQMPPQGLVNGVFSSGRASSPRPVQGNSWYPPGPSENIRGDPVPSESHQQQPYRQHPQHQQLPTQQAGLPRPPSNGNASSAQWAHSQTGPPNQGLLSRSQTPAHQSYPSAQGQRELYDQQPPYPVTTSQYHFGSPGSAPQQPLYPPQHQPAPGPQSQPWQPSMQASTLPTAGVPSHDPWAQVRVPGLQSSAEQFSHPMSAFGGNVVSGPTPSWQRLNPSPSVYDQKDVPYSLNHQDPLPRLNNTNFPGNDQQPTGYLPTRTPEQLPSTSQGPRMEYSAPPTVYKARAENKGAGEKPAAAANNGMEQAEVPMHPGQVKVEQVLNNVQQLEAEVNQFDGKRGDKTYRLLEELLTKQLLEVDSVETNGQEHIRQVRKEAVHKIQGVLEKLEKIAR, from the exons ATGGCCGCCACTCTGCCCCGCGGCTGGGAGATGAAGCGGGACCCCGACAGCGGCTGGCCCTACTACATCGACCACAACACCGGCACCACCACATGGAACGACCCGCGGCTCCGCAAG GAAATGCCGTACCCAGGGTTTGCCTCCAATTACTGGTATCCCACCGGACATCAACCTGGTCCCTATCCGAATAACTATTCTCAAATGATGGACCATCAAATGCCTCCGCAA gGCTTAGTCAATGGTGTTTTCTCCTCTGGACGAGCATCATCACCGCGACCTGTCCAGGGGAACTCTTGGTATCCTCCAGGCCCAAGTGAAAACATACGGGGTGATCCTGTACCAAGTGAGAGTCACCAACAGCAGCCCTACCGCCAGCATCCTCAGCACCAGCAGCTCCCTACTCAACAAGCAGGGCTGCCAAGGCCTCCGTCCAACGGGAATGCTTCCTCTGCACAGTGGGCCCACTCACAGACCGGCCCACCCAACCAGGGTCTGCTGTCGAGGTCGCAGACGCCTGCTCATCAGTCTTATCCATCGGCTCAAGGACAACGG GAGCTGTATGATCAACAGCCTCCATACCCAGTAACGACATCTCAATACCACTTTGGAAGCCCAGGTTCTGCCCCTCAACAGCCCCTGTATCCTCCTCAACATCAGCCTGCACCCGGCCCACAATCCCAGCCCTGGCAACCCTCGATGCAAGCATCCACTCTTCCCACAGCAGGAGTGCCGTCCCATGACCCCTGGGCCCAAGTCCGAGTTCCAGGACTGCAGTCATCTGCAGAGCAGTTCAGTCATCCGATGTCAGCTTTTGGGGGCAACGTTGTTTCAGGACCAACACCtagctggcagagactcaatcCGTCGCCATCTGTATACGATCAGAAA GATGTTCCATATTCCTTAAATCACCAAGACCCTCTGCCTCGCCTGAACAACACAAACTTCCCAGGGAATGACCAGCAGCCCACAGGCTACCTCCCAACCCGAACCCCAGAGCAGCTGCCAAGCACCTCCCAAGGCCCACGGATGGAATACAGTGCTCCTCCTACCGTGTACAAGGCCCGTGCAGAGAACAAGGGTGCTGGGGAGAAACCTGCTGCTGCCGCAAACAATGGAATGGAGCAGGCTGAAGTGCCCATGCACCCAGGCCAAGTTAAAGTGGAGCAAGTCTTGAACAATGTGCAGCAGCTGGAAGCAGAGGTGAATCAGTTTGATGGAAAGAGAGGAGACAAGACTTACCGCTTACTGGAGGAGCTTCTGACAAAGCAGCTTCTGGAAGTGGATTCGGTGGAAACTAATGGTCAAGAGCACATTCGGCAGGTTCGGAAAGAGGCAGTCCACAAGATTCAAGGTGTGCTGGAGAAACTGGAGAAGATTGCAAGGTAG